GTACCTGCAGTATGTTGAGTGATCTTCTCATGTCACCTGATGATAAGGTCACAATGGCCTTCATTCCATCTGGAGTTATGTCAATACtgccacaaaaaataaaaaataaaaataaaaaaaacacatttactgtaaagtatCACTAATAaaattctataaaaaaaataaattgacatGATCAAGCAGAGTCTCTTCTACCTCTGGTTGACTAAACGTTGattgagaaaaagaaataaaaacattcacacagactCTTACTTTTCCTGCTGGATTACATGCTCCAGCCGTGGGATCATCTGGTCCGGAGACAAAGGGCCAAAACGAAACCTGGTGCATCGAGACTGCAGTGCTGGGATGATCTTTGAGAGGTAGTTGCAGATTAAACAGAATCGAGTGTTTTCTGTGAACTTCTCGATCACTGGGAGGGATCAGAGCAGGAAAAGCCACATTTGGGAATCAACGGAACTCGTATGTTGTTGCAACCAAAAGTAAAAGCCGTCATCTCTGACGTGTCACTATGTGCACAGCAAACTCATTCACTGTGTGAACCAGGTATTGGTGTTGCCTCAACCACTAGTTAAAATCAGATCTTCAGAAAgaaatttgttatttaaaattattatggGAGTGTAACAAGATGATACCATGTCATTCACCAGCAGCCAAACTGTTTGGCTGCCCAGTGAGCCGGGTGGCTCACAGTGGGCAGCGCCCTGTTGAACAGATGGCTTACCTCGCCGCAGTGCATTCTGGGCATCTTGGGTCATGGCATCGGCCTCGTCCAGTATCACCAACTTGAAGCCTTTTCTGGAGGACAAGAGGGGCAAACAAACAGGTTCCACTTTAAATCACTTCCTTTGTATTTATGGGATGCTGGTAAAAGTGAAGAGCACGAAGAACATTCATTTCTGAATAAAAAGCATGTGACCATATTTGTAGTTCAAGTTTTAATCTTACTTGAAGATGGTTCTGGTGCTGGCAAAACTCATAATGGGACCTCGTACAACATTGATACCTCTGTCATCTGATGCGTTTAGCTACACAACAAAATTTGGCCAACGTTAATTTGAAATCAAAGCCCCAAAACGCATTtccacttaaataaataaaagtcttgtAAGGGGGAGTTGTGACAAACCTCCAAAACCATGGAGTTGAACTCCTTGTCCTTGTACAGCTGCCTGGCACAGGCGAGGATGGTGGAGGTTTTGCCCGTTCCAGGAGGACCGTAAAACAAGAGATGGGGAAGCTTGTCCTCATTGATAAACCGCTTGACTGAAGagatggaaaaataataataataataataataataatttatgatTATTAAGTGGTCTTGTTTAATCACACGGTTTAAAGGCATCAGAAA
This window of the Channa argus isolate prfri chromosome 11, Channa argus male v1.0, whole genome shotgun sequence genome carries:
- the rfc5 gene encoding replication factor C subunit 5 yields the protein MASTSKAPSQARNLPWVEKYRPQSLDDLISHKDILSTIKRFINEDKLPHLLFYGPPGTGKTSTILACARQLYKDKEFNSMVLELNASDDRGINVVRGPIMSFASTRTIFKKGFKLVILDEADAMTQDAQNALRRVIEKFTENTRFCLICNYLSKIIPALQSRCTRFRFGPLSPDQMIPRLEHVIQQENIDITPDGMKAIVTLSSGDMRRSLNILQSTSMAYGKITEDTVYTCTGHPLRSDIANILDWSLNKDFTTAYKQILQLKTLKGLALHDILTEVHLLIHRVDFPPAIRMGLLIKLADIEHRLASGTNEKIQLSSMVAAFQAVRDLVVSEASETQ